From the Hemitrygon akajei chromosome 24, sHemAka1.3, whole genome shotgun sequence genome, the window TTCTGGAGACTATTCagtgtgaaaatcccaaaagATCAGCAGCTTCAGAGATAATCAAGCCACaggtctggcaccaacattcacgGTCAAGTTCACTGAGATCACCTTGCTTCTAcatttgaacctcttgaccaagcgATGCCCAAAGATTATTTTTGTGACATGGTCTCTACCACTAGCAGAGGGATCCCTGTaacccaggttaggaacccctccTCTTGGCCATGactgtaagttttttttattatgaattGCGATGCTGCGACATAATTAGCTGATCAGATATTCATATTAACGATGTGCTGTTCTTCAGGGATACTCCATAAAGAGTCTATATTTGATTACCGCGTGTTAATTAACCAAGCCCAGAAAGTAAAGTTCTCTTTGCTGGTCAATGTGTTTTCCATACCAGGTCGTGATGCCAGATAAGAAAATCTCCATTGCAGagcatccatagaagttttttTTAAGTTTGTTTGGTGACATGCGAAACTATATAAATTTCTACGTTCAAGCTTCTGATTTACTTCTGCTTCGAGAGCATTCTGTCACTAAAATCTAATTGTTTCTCTTACAGTTAATATAGTGgccattgtgatcctgtcccgaggaaactGTGGCCTAACCAGATGTATCAGCCGGTATCTTGTGTCCATGGCAGCGACAGATCTTCTGGTAATTATCACCGCCgtgatattaaaccggattcCCGCTATTTATTTTCCCGGTAGTTTCCTAtccatcacccccgtgtgcagtctCAGCACTGTGTTAATTTACGCTGCCAGAGACAGTTCGGTTTGGTTAACGGTCACGTTCACCTTTGACCGATATGTCGCCATCTGCTGGCACACACtcaaagcaaagtattgcacccaCAGAACCGCTGGCATTGTTGTCTCTGTCGTCTGTACTTTGGGCTGCGTAATCAACATACCCTGGTACTTTTTGCACGAACCAATGTACGTCATTGACAACGTGCCCTGGTATTGCAAACGGCGGGATATCCTTTATTCTTTTCTGCTGTGGAAAGCATTTGATTGGACCGATCGTGTTTTGACACCTTGCCTCCCGTTCCTGCTTATTATCTCCTTCAACGCTCTGACTGTTCGTCACATTCTGATGGCCAGTCGGGCCCGTCGGAGACTCCGCAGTTATCCCACGGAAGTGAAACAGAGCGACCCGGAGATGGAAAGCCGCAGAAGGTCGATGGTCCTGCTCTTTGCAATCTCGGGATGTTTCATCCTTCTGTGGATGCCGTATGTTCTCCACTTCTTGCTAAAGCGATTTCAAGCTGGTTACACAATTAACGGCTCCAATGATTACAGGttaatcctgagggaaattgcCAACGTGTTTCagatgctgagctgctgcacaaataCGTTTGTCTACGCAGTGACTCAGAACAAATTCCTGAAAGAGTTGAAGGTCCTGATGAAATTCCCATGGAACATTTCACATTCGTTTTCTAAATAGCGGAAGTTTCAGGTTCCTGCAAAAGAAAAATCGTATTAAATGTGCTAACTCGTTCCGTTTAGACCACATATAAATTTTGCTCAGAACTCGAGGCTTAACTTGAATTGCACGTAATCCCGTCATTATTTAACATAGTTAGTAATTTAACAGACTGCTTTCGATTTTGTTGGGAAATTAGATGCCTATGATCTCCCGCTgtccccaccccccactttctgcaaTGATGGCTCTCTTCGTAATTACCTAGTTAAAtagtccctccccaccgatctctctcctggcacttagccCTACAAACGAAAGAAGTCAGACACCTGCGCATTCAGCTGCtcgctcaccaccattcaggt encodes:
- the LOC140715679 gene encoding probable G-protein coupled receptor 139; the protein is MHAPPRGLVYAIYYTALAVIAVPVNIVAIVILSRGNCGLTRCISRYLVSMAATDLLVIITAVILNRIPAIYFPGSFLSITPVCSLSTVLIYAARDSSVWLTVTFTFDRYVAICWHTLKAKYCTHRTAGIVVSVVCTLGCVINIPWYFLHEPMYVIDNVPWYCKRRDILYSFLLWKAFDWTDRVLTPCLPFLLIISFNALTVRHILMASRARRRLRSYPTEVKQSDPEMESRRRSMVLLFAISGCFILLWMPYVLHFLLKRFQAGYTINGSNDYRLILREIANVFQMLSCCTNTFVYAVTQNKFLKELKVLMKFPWNISHSFSK